One Bdellovibrio bacteriovorus str. Tiberius DNA segment encodes these proteins:
- the rph gene encoding ribonuclease PH, protein MRADGRLFDQLRQVKITPNVSEYAEGSAIVEFGRTKVLCTATYESKAPSWLLGTGAGWITAEYGMLPRSTHTRIRRDKSMTGGRTQEISRLIGRSLRAAVDLKQLGEKQIIIDCDVLNADGGTRTASVTGGFVALALALKKLHAVSEIKTLPLINYVSAISVGLHESNILLDLNYDEDSAIGTDMNFVMTDKGQFVEVQGTAEHVPFTRDQLFKMMDVAEKGCRELFIHQAAVMGEIYKIAGA, encoded by the coding sequence ATGCGTGCTGACGGACGCCTTTTTGACCAACTACGCCAAGTGAAAATCACACCGAATGTTTCTGAGTACGCAGAAGGTTCTGCCATCGTGGAATTTGGTCGTACCAAAGTTCTTTGCACGGCAACTTATGAATCCAAAGCGCCAAGCTGGCTTTTGGGCACCGGTGCTGGCTGGATCACCGCGGAATACGGCATGCTGCCAAGATCCACTCACACCCGCATCCGTCGTGACAAGTCCATGACGGGCGGTCGCACTCAGGAAATCTCTCGCCTGATCGGACGCTCTTTGCGTGCGGCGGTGGATTTGAAACAACTGGGTGAAAAACAAATCATCATCGACTGTGACGTTTTGAATGCCGATGGTGGCACGCGCACAGCTTCTGTGACCGGCGGTTTTGTGGCGCTGGCACTGGCTCTTAAAAAATTGCACGCGGTCAGCGAAATCAAAACTTTGCCGTTGATCAATTATGTTTCCGCTATCAGCGTGGGCCTGCATGAAAGCAACATCCTGCTGGATCTGAACTATGACGAAGATTCTGCCATTGGAACCGACATGAACTTTGTTATGACCGACAAGGGTCAGTTCGTGGAAGTCCAAGGCACGGCCGAACACGTTCCGTTCACTCGCGATCAGCTGTTCAAAATGATGGACGTGGCTGAAAAGGGCTGTCGTGAACTCTTCATTCACCAGGCGGCAGTGATGGGTGAAATCTACAAGATCGCAGGAGCATAA